The following coding sequences are from one Streptomyces sp. NBC_01232 window:
- a CDS encoding sigma-70 family RNA polymerase sigma factor, whose protein sequence is MSDLATNDMDLDTAMDRYRVELTGYCYRMLGSSFDAEDAVQDTYVRAWRSHSKFEGRSSLRSWLYRIATNVCLDLLNAGNRRARPMDLTAPQHQSSAVLNERPEVTWLEPVPDGRVLPQTADPAEMALAKESVRLAFVAALQHLPAKQRAVLILREVLAWKADEVAQLLETTTASVNSALQRARATLAGQALRDSDPADPLDADQAKLLEQYLSAFEAYDITRLTSLLHEDAVLSMPPFDLWLQGHEDIAAWHLNQGIGCKGSRLIPTTANGMPAFGQYRPREDGAPGHTPWALQVLEVSEGKIVGLNAFLDTARWFPLFGLPEHLDEAYEVQ, encoded by the coding sequence ATGAGCGATCTCGCGACCAATGACATGGACCTCGACACGGCCATGGACCGGTACCGGGTCGAGCTCACCGGTTACTGCTACCGGATGCTCGGCTCCTCCTTCGACGCCGAGGACGCGGTGCAGGACACCTACGTCCGCGCCTGGCGGAGCCACTCCAAGTTCGAGGGCCGCTCCTCGCTGCGGTCGTGGCTGTACCGGATCGCCACCAACGTCTGCCTGGACCTGCTGAACGCCGGGAACAGGCGGGCCCGCCCGATGGACCTCACCGCCCCGCAGCACCAGTCCTCCGCCGTACTCAACGAGCGCCCCGAGGTGACCTGGCTGGAGCCGGTCCCGGACGGCCGAGTGCTGCCGCAGACCGCCGACCCGGCGGAGATGGCGCTGGCGAAGGAGTCCGTCCGGCTGGCCTTCGTCGCGGCCCTCCAGCACCTGCCCGCCAAGCAGCGGGCGGTGCTGATCCTGCGCGAGGTGCTGGCCTGGAAGGCCGACGAGGTGGCCCAGCTCCTGGAGACCACGACGGCCTCGGTGAACAGCGCCCTCCAGCGGGCGCGGGCCACCCTCGCCGGACAGGCGCTGCGCGACAGCGACCCGGCGGATCCGCTCGACGCGGACCAGGCGAAGCTGCTGGAGCAGTACCTCTCCGCCTTCGAGGCCTACGACATCACGCGGCTCACCTCGCTCCTGCACGAGGACGCGGTGCTCTCGATGCCGCCGTTCGACCTGTGGCTCCAGGGCCACGAGGACATCGCGGCCTGGCACCTGAACCAGGGCATCGGCTGCAAGGGATCCCGGCTGATCCCGACGACGGCGAACGGCATGCCCGCCTTCGGCCAGTACCGTCCGCGCGAGGACGGCGCGCCCGGCCACACCCCGTGGGCCCTGCAGGTGCTGGAGGTCTCAGAGGGCAAGATCGTCGGGCTCAACGCCTTCCTGGACACCGCCCGGTGGTTCCCGCTGTTCGGCCTCCCCGAGCACCTCGACGAGGCCTACGAGGTCCAGTAG
- a CDS encoding LysR family transcriptional regulator, which yields MLHQPSSGAWMSMNRYVEDMAVTTLLAPRLAYFVAVARHEHVTRAAHELGVPQSTLSRAMVRLEQDLGVTLFARKGRTVALTTAGRTFLASAEQALTEIDRAAESVQQDADPTAGKVAFGFLHTLGSETVPGLIRAFRADHPRIRFSLVQNYGEAMLEKLRAGELDLCLTSPVPDAPDLVARRLDEQRLRLVVPDDHRLATRKRIRLAEAAEETFVTLEPGYGMRRITDDLCAEAGFTPKVAFEGEEAETLRGLVAAGLGVALLPPPAVARPGVVELTVTAPRAVREIGVAWLDGHPDTPPVAEFKRFLLSRRGRLIPELDPSTV from the coding sequence CTGCTGCATCAACCCAGTTCAGGGGCGTGGATGTCGATGAACCGTTACGTAGAAGACATGGCCGTGACAACATTGCTGGCCCCGCGGCTGGCGTATTTCGTCGCCGTCGCCCGCCACGAGCACGTCACCCGCGCCGCCCACGAGCTGGGCGTCCCGCAGTCCACCCTGTCGCGCGCCATGGTCCGGCTCGAACAGGACCTCGGCGTCACGCTGTTCGCCCGCAAGGGCCGTACGGTCGCCCTCACCACGGCGGGCCGTACCTTCCTCGCCTCCGCCGAGCAGGCCCTCACGGAGATCGACCGCGCCGCCGAATCCGTACAGCAGGATGCCGATCCGACGGCCGGCAAGGTGGCGTTCGGCTTCCTGCACACCCTGGGCTCCGAGACCGTACCCGGGCTCATCCGCGCCTTCCGCGCCGACCACCCGCGCATCCGGTTCTCCCTCGTCCAGAACTACGGCGAGGCCATGCTGGAGAAGCTCCGGGCCGGTGAACTCGACCTGTGCCTGACCTCCCCGGTGCCGGACGCCCCCGACCTGGTCGCGCGCCGCCTCGACGAACAGCGGCTGCGGCTGGTGGTCCCGGACGACCACCGCCTCGCCACCCGCAAGCGCATCCGCCTCGCCGAGGCCGCCGAGGAAACCTTCGTCACCCTGGAGCCCGGCTACGGCATGCGCCGCATCACCGACGACCTGTGCGCGGAGGCCGGCTTCACCCCGAAGGTCGCCTTCGAGGGCGAGGAGGCCGAGACCCTGCGGGGCCTGGTCGCCGCCGGCCTCGGCGTGGCCCTCCTGCCGCCCCCGGCCGTGGCCCGACCCGGCGTGGTCGAGCTGACGGTCACCGCCCCGCGCGCCGTCCGCGAGATCGGCGTCGCCTGGCTGGACGGGCACCCCGACACCCCGCCGGTGGCGGAGTTCAAGCGCTTCCTGCTCTCCCGCCGCGGCCGCCTGATCCCCGAACTGGACCCGTCCACCGTGTGA
- a CDS encoding MFS transporter has product MRRGRKIRRTQERQEAGLLAQLRRPPGGRDARIMLLTQALDRAGTGVWAASSVLYFTFVVGLDAGQLGLLLGAAGVAGIAGSPLAGHLADRFQVRTLLIGCHLIRLAALGALLLVTDFRLLLLLFAVTHLGDRAAKTLEMLFATRVAGERRSTYQALSRSSANAGYALGAGLAAIGLAVGTRGAYQVLILANALSFLIAAVLVWRTREPRGGGLVVARPGAEAGAPASGAGPWRDRGYLRFVLLDIPMNLDDSIIGVGLPLWLVGHTTAPHALIPAFLVINTVLVVALQLRVSARVPDARRAAGAVAVYGLLTLACCVFLAAAPAGGVWAASAALLTAAVLATAAELMRSVSSWELAVSLAPREARASYLGVAGMAQSVQKSAGPLLLTGAVMAAGPAGWLALGAGVAGLSLVQRRASLRRLDRLTAAPAPAVPAASAPAAPAPGADTA; this is encoded by the coding sequence ATGCGGCGCGGCAGGAAGATCCGCAGGACGCAGGAGCGCCAGGAGGCCGGACTGCTGGCGCAACTGCGCCGGCCGCCCGGCGGCCGGGACGCGCGGATCATGCTGCTCACCCAGGCGCTGGACCGCGCGGGTACCGGCGTGTGGGCCGCGTCCTCCGTCCTCTACTTCACCTTCGTCGTCGGCCTCGACGCCGGGCAGCTCGGCCTGCTGCTGGGTGCGGCCGGCGTGGCGGGCATCGCCGGATCCCCGCTCGCCGGCCACCTCGCCGACCGCTTCCAGGTGCGCACCCTGCTGATCGGCTGCCACCTCATCCGGCTCGCGGCCCTGGGCGCACTGCTGCTGGTCACCGACTTCCGCCTGCTGCTGCTCCTGTTCGCCGTGACCCACCTGGGAGACCGGGCCGCCAAGACGCTGGAGATGCTCTTCGCCACCCGGGTCGCGGGTGAACGGCGCTCCACCTACCAGGCACTGTCGCGCAGTTCGGCGAACGCCGGCTACGCCCTCGGCGCGGGCCTCGCCGCCATCGGCCTCGCCGTGGGCACCCGGGGCGCCTACCAGGTGCTGATCCTGGCCAACGCGCTGTCGTTCCTCATCGCCGCGGTCCTGGTGTGGCGCACCCGGGAGCCGCGCGGCGGCGGGCTCGTGGTCGCCCGGCCCGGAGCGGAGGCAGGCGCCCCGGCGTCCGGGGCCGGCCCCTGGCGGGACCGCGGCTACCTGCGCTTCGTCCTGCTCGACATCCCGATGAACCTCGACGACTCGATCATCGGCGTCGGCCTGCCGCTGTGGCTGGTCGGCCACACCACGGCCCCGCACGCCCTGATCCCGGCCTTCCTCGTCATCAACACCGTGCTCGTCGTCGCCCTGCAGCTACGGGTGTCGGCGCGGGTCCCGGACGCCCGCCGGGCGGCCGGCGCGGTCGCCGTGTACGGCCTGCTGACCCTGGCCTGCTGCGTCTTCCTGGCCGCCGCTCCCGCGGGCGGGGTCTGGGCCGCCTCGGCCGCCCTCCTCACCGCGGCGGTGCTGGCCACCGCGGCCGAGCTGATGCGTTCGGTGAGCTCCTGGGAGCTCGCGGTCTCCCTCGCGCCCCGGGAGGCGCGAGCCTCCTACCTCGGGGTCGCCGGCATGGCCCAGTCCGTGCAGAAGTCCGCGGGCCCGCTGCTGCTCACCGGCGCGGTGATGGCGGCCGGCCCGGCGGGATGGCTGGCACTCGGCGCGGGCGTGGCGGGACTGTCCCTCGTCCAGCGCCGGGCGAGCCTGCGGCGGCTGGACCGCCTGACCGCCGCACCCGCACCCGCCGTACCCGCCGCGTCCGCGCCGGCCGCGCCCGCACCGGGCGCCGACACGGCCTAG
- a CDS encoding cytidine deaminase translates to MTAEHAVDWEVLRTAAREAMTRAYAPYSGFPVGVAARVDDGRVVTGCNVENASYGLGLCAECGLVSSLQATGGGRLTHFTCVDGKGEILVPCGRCRQLLYEFGGDELLVETPDGILPLAAMLPQAFGPDHLR, encoded by the coding sequence GTGACCGCGGAGCACGCGGTGGACTGGGAAGTCCTGCGGACGGCCGCCCGGGAAGCGATGACCCGGGCGTACGCCCCGTACTCGGGCTTCCCGGTCGGGGTCGCCGCCAGGGTGGACGACGGCCGCGTCGTGACCGGCTGCAACGTGGAGAACGCCAGCTACGGGCTGGGCCTGTGCGCCGAGTGCGGGCTGGTCTCCTCCCTCCAGGCCACCGGCGGCGGCCGCCTCACGCACTTCACGTGCGTGGACGGCAAGGGCGAGATCCTCGTCCCGTGCGGCCGCTGTCGCCAGCTGCTGTACGAATTCGGCGGCGACGAGCTGCTGGTGGAGACCCCTGACGGGATCCTCCCGCTGGCGGCGATGCTGCCGCAGGCCTTCGGGCCCGACCACCTGAGATAG
- a CDS encoding MFS transporter, whose product MPPVHTGAPVIPGASTPSSPAPQPLSPGRPGYRRMSLALFAAGLATFALLYSTQALLPAISAGLGVTAGQASWTVSAATGALALFVLPLSALSERFGRTRMMTVSMVIAVGVGLLVPFAPNVEWLVALRAVQGAAIAGIPASAMAYLAEEVRPKALVAAIGLFVAGNSIGGMSGRLVTGWAAQLWGWRAGLLAVALMSLACAVAFLVLLPRARFFRPASLNPRAVARTVAGHLRDPLLLRLYGIGALFMTVFGAVYTVIGYRLVDEPFSLGQGVIGSIFLIYLVGTVSSAAAGKLVARAGRRGALYLAVTTTALGLLLSLSDSLAAIVLGLVLITAGFFAGHAVASAAVSRTAKTGRAQASALYQSAYYLGSSAGGTLGALAYHGAGWAATVGIALLAVLGVVSITLYGSHAARAERRMPVSAVGAR is encoded by the coding sequence ATGCCTCCCGTTCATACCGGGGCACCCGTCATCCCGGGTGCCTCCACCCCGTCGTCCCCCGCACCGCAGCCCCTCTCCCCCGGCCGCCCCGGCTACCGCCGGATGAGCCTCGCGCTCTTCGCCGCCGGACTCGCGACGTTCGCCCTCCTCTACTCCACCCAGGCGCTGTTGCCCGCGATCTCCGCCGGCCTCGGGGTGACCGCGGGGCAGGCCAGCTGGACGGTGTCCGCGGCCACCGGCGCGCTCGCGCTGTTCGTCCTCCCGCTGAGCGCACTGTCCGAACGCTTCGGCCGCACACGGATGATGACCGTCTCGATGGTGATCGCCGTCGGCGTGGGCCTGCTGGTGCCCTTCGCGCCGAACGTGGAGTGGCTGGTGGCGCTGCGCGCCGTCCAGGGCGCGGCGATCGCCGGGATCCCGGCCTCCGCGATGGCGTACCTGGCGGAGGAGGTCAGGCCGAAGGCGCTGGTGGCCGCGATCGGCCTGTTCGTGGCGGGGAACTCCATCGGCGGGATGAGCGGCCGGCTCGTCACGGGCTGGGCCGCGCAGCTGTGGGGCTGGCGGGCGGGCCTGCTGGCCGTCGCCCTGATGTCGCTGGCGTGCGCCGTGGCCTTCCTGGTACTGCTGCCCCGGGCGCGGTTCTTCCGCCCGGCGTCGCTGAACCCGCGCGCGGTGGCCCGTACCGTCGCCGGTCACCTGCGCGATCCGCTGCTGCTGCGCCTGTACGGGATCGGCGCGCTGTTCATGACGGTCTTCGGCGCGGTGTACACCGTGATCGGCTACCGGCTGGTGGACGAGCCGTTCTCGCTCGGGCAGGGCGTGATCGGGTCGATCTTCCTGATCTACCTGGTCGGCACGGTCTCCTCGGCCGCCGCGGGCAAGCTGGTGGCCCGCGCGGGGCGGCGCGGCGCGCTGTACCTGGCCGTGACGACCACGGCGCTCGGGCTGCTGCTGTCGCTGTCCGACTCCCTGGCGGCGATCGTCCTCGGCCTGGTCCTGATCACCGCGGGCTTCTTCGCGGGGCACGCGGTCGCATCCGCCGCGGTGAGCCGGACGGCGAAGACGGGCCGGGCGCAGGCCTCCGCGCTCTACCAGTCGGCGTACTACCTCGGCTCCAGCGCCGGCGGCACCCTGGGCGCCCTCGCCTACCACGGGGCCGGCTGGGCGGCCACGGTCGGCATCGCGCTGCTGGCGGTGCTCGGCGTCGTGTCGATCACGCTGTACGGGTCGCACGCCGCGCGCGCGGAGCGCCGGATGCCGGTGTCGGCCGTGGGCGCGCGCTGA
- a CDS encoding alpha/beta hydrolase, translated as MAQHAPPARGARLGRAAGAIGSGSTADSVNGVVLLLPGASRFSPGPMRPLARALARAGGAEGLVTHTVVHGGDSSREEQARWAADEVVRRYGDVPVCLAGYDAGGLAVLRAAGHGAVNSVVAIAPCLGTQGRTDPPEPVKQLSGRQVLIVHGTNDARSDPESSFLLAARAKKANRSTCRFEVHSDGHGLREHQPEVVALAVDFVLGAVFSGRYSRPVTDALAAPPPLGLRMPLASGFGRSLRR; from the coding sequence ATGGCACAGCATGCGCCGCCGGCGCGCGGGGCCCGTCTGGGGCGGGCGGCCGGCGCGATCGGCTCGGGTTCGACGGCAGATTCGGTCAACGGGGTGGTGCTCCTGCTTCCCGGGGCATCCAGGTTCTCCCCCGGTCCCATGCGTCCGCTCGCGCGGGCGCTGGCCCGGGCGGGCGGGGCGGAGGGGCTGGTCACGCACACGGTCGTGCACGGCGGGGATTCCTCGCGGGAGGAGCAGGCGCGGTGGGCGGCGGACGAGGTGGTGCGACGGTACGGGGACGTGCCGGTGTGCCTGGCCGGCTATGACGCGGGAGGGCTGGCCGTGCTCCGGGCGGCGGGGCACGGGGCGGTCAACTCGGTGGTGGCGATCGCCCCTTGCTTAGGGACACAGGGCCGTACGGACCCCCCGGAACCGGTGAAACAGCTGTCGGGGCGGCAGGTGTTGATCGTCCACGGCACCAACGACGCGCGCAGCGACCCGGAGAGCTCCTTCCTGCTGGCGGCGAGGGCGAAGAAGGCGAACCGCTCGACGTGCCGGTTCGAGGTGCATTCGGACGGGCACGGGCTGCGCGAGCACCAGCCGGAAGTGGTGGCGCTGGCCGTGGACTTCGTCCTGGGCGCGGTGTTCTCGGGGCGGTATTCGCGGCCGGTGACGGATGCCCTGGCCGCGCCTCCGCCGCTGGGCCTGCGGATGCCGCTGGCCTCGGGCTTCGGAAGGTCCCTGAGGAGGTGA
- a CDS encoding cupin domain-containing protein, translating into MGGLVHRNFDKPDETRPFEAGTGRLDVFNTDSGAVGRAVFEPGWRWSLHIKPLAGTDSCESAHTGYVVSGRMKVVMDDGDSADLGPGDFVQIAPGHDAWVLGDEQCVVLDWTGYRDFAKPASG; encoded by the coding sequence ATGGGCGGATTGGTTCACAGGAACTTCGACAAGCCTGACGAGACGCGGCCCTTCGAGGCCGGTACCGGCAGGCTGGACGTGTTCAACACCGACAGCGGGGCGGTGGGACGCGCGGTCTTCGAGCCGGGCTGGCGCTGGTCGCTGCACATCAAGCCGCTGGCCGGCACGGACAGCTGCGAGTCCGCCCACACCGGGTACGTGGTGAGCGGCCGGATGAAGGTGGTCATGGACGACGGGGACAGCGCCGACCTCGGTCCCGGCGACTTCGTCCAGATCGCACCCGGGCACGACGCCTGGGTCCTGGGCGACGAGCAGTGCGTCGTACTGGACTGGACCGGCTACCGCGACTTCGCCAAGCCCGCCTCCGGCTGA
- a CDS encoding ferredoxin → MPPAYWDPLPTARALAAADARFPVFQGRWADRNWRNVPGPFYGADTDCMMMGRLEAPHHIAYDGEREFVFRQPVTAEETGAFVHGAGLELYTAYACDGDDHWTVESVRDWWADRGRVREWAVTIGAEWAAYDPESPYSGHYREAAQGHRDFVAYIDDGGLEAYLRGYLFWLEHLFEPGPGQALPVL, encoded by the coding sequence ATGCCGCCTGCCTACTGGGATCCCCTGCCGACCGCCCGCGCCCTCGCCGCGGCCGATGCGAGGTTCCCGGTGTTCCAGGGCAGGTGGGCCGACCGGAACTGGCGCAACGTCCCGGGCCCGTTCTACGGGGCGGACACCGACTGCATGATGATGGGCCGCCTGGAGGCCCCGCACCACATCGCCTACGACGGCGAGCGCGAGTTCGTCTTCCGCCAGCCCGTCACCGCCGAGGAGACCGGGGCCTTCGTGCACGGCGCGGGGCTGGAGCTGTACACCGCCTACGCCTGCGACGGCGACGATCACTGGACGGTGGAGTCGGTCCGCGACTGGTGGGCGGACCGGGGCCGGGTGCGGGAGTGGGCCGTGACCATCGGGGCCGAGTGGGCCGCCTACGACCCGGAGTCGCCGTACTCCGGGCACTACCGGGAGGCCGCCCAGGGCCACCGGGACTTCGTCGCGTACATCGACGACGGCGGCCTGGAGGCCTACCTGCGGGGCTACCTGTTCTGGCTGGAGCACCTCTTCGAACCGGGGCCGGGCCAGGCCCTGCCGGTGCTCTGA
- a CDS encoding thymidine phosphorylase, whose translation MDVISVIRTKRDRGELSPEQIDWVIDAYTRGVVADEQMSALAMAILLNGMNRTEIARWTAAMIASGERMNFDSLSRPTADKHSTGGVGDKITLPLAPLVAACGAAVPQLSGRGLGHTGGTLDKLESIPGWRALLSNEEMLHVLDTTGAVICAAGDGLAPADKKLYALRDVTGTVEAIPLIASSIMSKKIAEGTGSLVLDVKVGTGAFMKNLADAQELAHTMVGLGTDSGVKTVALLTDMSTPLGLTAGNALEVRESVEVLAGGGPADVVELTIALAKEMLEAAGIKDADPAKALADGSAMDHWRRMIAAQGGDPDATLPVAREQHVVTAPESGVLTRLDAYGVGVAAWRLGAGRARKEDPVQAGAGVELHAKPGDTVTAGQPLMTLHTDTPEKFDYALASLAGTYDIAPAGTAFSATPIVLDRIA comes from the coding sequence ATGGACGTCATCTCCGTCATCCGGACCAAGCGGGACCGCGGTGAGCTGAGCCCCGAGCAGATCGACTGGGTCATCGACGCCTACACCCGCGGCGTCGTGGCCGACGAGCAGATGTCCGCCCTGGCCATGGCCATCCTGCTCAACGGCATGAACCGGACCGAGATCGCCCGCTGGACCGCGGCGATGATCGCGTCCGGCGAGCGCATGAACTTCGACTCCCTCTCCCGCCCCACCGCCGACAAGCACTCCACCGGCGGCGTCGGCGACAAGATCACCCTCCCGCTGGCCCCGCTCGTCGCCGCGTGCGGCGCGGCCGTGCCGCAGCTCTCGGGCCGCGGCCTCGGCCACACGGGCGGCACCCTCGACAAGCTGGAGTCCATCCCCGGCTGGCGCGCGCTGCTCTCCAACGAGGAGATGCTGCACGTCTTGGACACCACCGGCGCGGTCATCTGCGCGGCGGGCGACGGCCTGGCCCCTGCGGACAAGAAGCTCTACGCGCTGCGCGATGTCACCGGCACGGTCGAGGCCATCCCGCTGATCGCCTCCTCGATCATGTCGAAGAAGATCGCCGAGGGCACCGGCTCGCTCGTCCTGGACGTCAAGGTCGGCACCGGCGCCTTCATGAAGAACCTCGCGGACGCGCAGGAGCTGGCCCACACGATGGTCGGCCTCGGCACGGACAGCGGCGTCAAGACCGTCGCGCTCCTCACCGACATGTCCACCCCGCTCGGCCTGACCGCCGGAAACGCCCTCGAAGTCCGCGAGTCGGTCGAGGTCCTGGCCGGCGGCGGCCCCGCCGACGTGGTCGAGCTGACCATCGCGCTGGCCAAGGAGATGCTGGAAGCGGCGGGCATCAAGGACGCCGACCCGGCGAAGGCCCTTGCCGACGGCTCCGCGATGGACCACTGGCGCCGGATGATCGCGGCCCAGGGCGGCGACCCGGACGCGACCCTGCCGGTGGCCCGCGAGCAGCACGTGGTCACCGCCCCCGAGTCGGGCGTCCTGACCCGCCTGGACGCGTACGGCGTCGGTGTCGCGGCGTGGCGCCTGGGCGCCGGCCGCGCGCGCAAGGAGGACCCGGTGCAGGCGGGCGCGGGCGTCGAGCTCCACGCGAAGCCCGGCGACACGGTGACGGCGGGCCAGCCGCTGATGACCCTGCACACGGACACCCCGGAGAAGTTCGACTACGCCCTCGCCTCCCTGGCGGGCACGTACGACATCGCCCCGGCGGGCACGGCCTTCTCCGCCACGCCGATCGTCCTGGACCGCATCGCCTGA
- a CDS encoding LuxR C-terminal-related transcriptional regulator translates to MPDEEPGAGGAAGELSPAARRLYAYAVERHAFDACEATGALGVRAAAAITELAAAHLLQRAPGGGPDRWSAVAPRAAAARALAPLALLVRETHDEMDRLRGRLETLVPEYEAGTVHRDLSGPGRLELVTDLGAVRGLIAELVAACERELLTSQPGGGRPLETLQESIGRDESLLSRGVRMRTIYQHTARYSRPTAAYVERVTALGAQVRTLGDGLMRMLIFDDHTGLMAVPDRSGAALVVREPSVVHFMTATFERSWLGAEPFPTSVSPEAARSISDELRQTIVRLLSEGLEDKVIARRLGMSERTCQRHIAEIMRAVGAKSRFQAGYLLSAGPSPVTPDHPDALSPRPHETHGRGPVTRWTGPVRGSGGRGGRAGSA, encoded by the coding sequence ATGCCTGACGAGGAACCCGGGGCCGGCGGAGCGGCCGGAGAGCTGAGCCCCGCCGCCCGGCGCCTGTACGCGTACGCCGTCGAGCGGCACGCCTTTGACGCCTGCGAGGCCACCGGGGCGCTGGGCGTGCGCGCGGCCGCCGCCATCACCGAGCTGGCCGCCGCGCACCTGCTCCAGCGGGCCCCGGGCGGCGGCCCCGACCGCTGGAGCGCGGTGGCACCCCGGGCGGCGGCCGCCCGGGCCCTGGCCCCGCTGGCCCTGCTCGTACGGGAGACCCACGACGAGATGGACCGGCTGCGCGGGCGGCTGGAGACGCTGGTGCCGGAGTACGAGGCGGGGACCGTCCACCGGGACCTGAGCGGGCCGGGCCGGCTGGAGCTGGTCACGGACCTCGGCGCGGTACGTGGCCTGATCGCGGAGCTGGTGGCGGCGTGCGAGCGGGAGCTGCTGACCTCGCAGCCCGGTGGCGGCCGCCCGCTGGAGACGCTGCAGGAGTCGATCGGGCGGGACGAGTCGCTGCTGTCGCGCGGGGTCCGGATGCGGACGATCTACCAGCACACGGCGCGCTACTCGCGGCCCACGGCGGCGTACGTCGAGCGGGTGACGGCGCTGGGGGCGCAGGTGCGGACCCTGGGCGACGGGCTGATGCGCATGCTGATCTTCGACGACCACACGGGCCTGATGGCGGTGCCGGACCGCAGCGGGGCGGCGCTGGTGGTGCGGGAGCCGAGCGTCGTGCACTTCATGACGGCGACCTTCGAGCGCTCCTGGCTGGGCGCGGAGCCCTTCCCCACATCGGTGAGCCCGGAGGCGGCCCGGTCGATCTCGGACGAGCTGCGGCAGACGATCGTCCGGCTGCTGTCGGAGGGGCTGGAGGACAAGGTGATCGCGCGCCGTCTGGGCATGTCGGAGCGCACCTGCCAGCGCCACATCGCGGAGATCATGCGCGCGGTGGGCGCCAAGTCCCGCTTCCAGGCAGGCTACTTGCTCTCGGCGGGGCCGTCCCCCGTCACGCCGGACCACCCGGACGCACTGTCGCCCCGGCCGCATGAGACCCACGGCCGGGGTCCGGTCACACGGTGGACGGGTCCAGTTCGGGGATCAGGCGGCCGCGGCGGGAGAGCAGGAAGCGCTTGA
- a CDS encoding STAS domain-containing protein has product MEIIRLVLPGPAPTARDAARLCARLVLLYEDGAAAVECDAGAVTAPGLGTVEVLARLRLAARGRPLRVTGAAPALRALLDLVGLVEVLGEAEQREPPGGVQEGVEPDDLAL; this is encoded by the coding sequence GTGGAGATCATTCGGCTCGTGCTGCCCGGACCCGCCCCGACCGCCCGGGACGCGGCACGGCTGTGCGCCCGGCTGGTCCTGCTGTACGAGGACGGGGCGGCGGCCGTGGAATGCGACGCCGGGGCCGTCACCGCGCCGGGCCTCGGCACCGTCGAGGTGCTGGCCCGGCTGCGGCTGGCCGCCCGGGGGCGGCCGCTGCGGGTGACCGGGGCCGCGCCCGCGCTGCGGGCCCTACTGGACCTCGTAGGCCTCGTCGAGGTGCTCGGGGAGGCCGAACAGCGGGAACCACCGGGCGGTGTCCAGGAAGGCGTTGAGCCCGACGATCTTGCCCTCTGA
- a CDS encoding L,D-transpeptidase family protein produces the protein MGTGPDTGTRASRGRPGQRAAVLCGAAALALPLVVAGGGAAQAAASCNLTTGPHQRQVEQFLGRPVDGKQSAADCTAIRSFQASHGITPTQGYAGPLTWQTMSTMLAQRAAGTTPNRAGNCPVNRGRIACVDLTRQLSWIQDGATLTYGPVPVRTGKDGTETRTGLKKIYYRSIDHWSTLYNVRMPYAQFFDGGIAFHSTTKSMWNPPGSGGCVNMRSADAKAYWNLLGKGEDVYVYGRKPGT, from the coding sequence ATGGGGACGGGACCGGACACGGGGACACGGGCGTCACGCGGGCGCCCGGGGCAGCGGGCGGCGGTGCTGTGCGGGGCGGCCGCGCTGGCGTTGCCGCTGGTGGTGGCCGGCGGCGGGGCGGCGCAGGCCGCCGCCTCCTGCAACCTCACCACGGGGCCCCACCAGCGGCAGGTCGAGCAGTTCCTCGGACGGCCGGTGGACGGGAAGCAGTCGGCGGCCGACTGCACGGCGATCCGGTCCTTCCAGGCGAGCCACGGGATCACCCCGACCCAGGGATACGCGGGGCCGCTGACCTGGCAGACGATGAGCACGATGCTGGCCCAGCGGGCGGCCGGCACCACCCCGAACAGGGCGGGCAACTGCCCGGTGAACCGGGGGCGGATCGCCTGCGTCGACCTGACGCGGCAGCTCAGCTGGATCCAGGACGGTGCCACCCTCACGTACGGGCCCGTCCCGGTCCGCACCGGCAAGGACGGCACGGAGACCCGGACCGGCCTGAAGAAGATCTACTACCGGAGCATCGACCACTGGTCGACGCTCTACAACGTCAGGATGCCGTACGCCCAGTTCTTCGACGGGGGCATCGCCTTCCACTCGACCACCAAGAGCATGTGGAACCCGCCCGGTTCGGGCGGCTGCGTGAACATGCGGTCCGCCGACGCCAAGGCGTACTGGAACCTGCTGGGGAAGGGCGAGGACGTCTACGTGTACGGGCGCAAGCCCGGTACCTAG